From the Planctomycetia bacterium genome, one window contains:
- a CDS encoding metal-dependent transcriptional regulator, whose protein sequence is MASLTVENYLKTIHQICGRTPGGPAATGALAEALGVSPGTVTSMLKTLSESGLATYTPYEGVRLTAHGTTLALRVLRRHRLVELFLATTLKMNWDEVHDEAEHLEHAVSELLIDRIDAFLGFPKVDPHGDPIPRADGTVEEAAGRSLAECRTGESFRFVRVLDQSPDFLRYLSEARLTIGSSGDVTANRAESGAMTVVVGGQSTTLGRDIAQKILVTAVSG, encoded by the coding sequence ATGGCTAGCCTGACGGTTGAAAACTATCTGAAGACGATCCATCAGATCTGCGGCCGCACGCCGGGCGGGCCAGCCGCTACCGGCGCGCTGGCCGAAGCGCTGGGGGTGTCGCCAGGCACGGTGACGAGCATGCTCAAAACCCTGAGCGAAAGCGGCCTCGCGACCTACACGCCCTATGAAGGCGTGCGGCTCACGGCCCACGGCACCACGCTCGCGCTGCGCGTGTTGCGGCGGCATCGGCTCGTGGAACTGTTTCTCGCCACGACTTTGAAAATGAATTGGGACGAAGTCCACGACGAGGCGGAGCACCTCGAACATGCGGTGAGCGAGTTGCTCATCGACCGGATCGACGCGTTCCTCGGCTTTCCCAAAGTCGATCCGCATGGCGACCCGATCCCTCGCGCCGACGGCACGGTCGAAGAAGCCGCCGGGCGCAGCCTCGCCGAATGCCGCACGGGCGAGAGCTTCCGTTTCGTGCGCGTACTCGATCAATCGCCCGACTTTCTACGCTACCTAAGCGAAGCCCGACTCACGATCGGCTCCAGCGGCGACGTCACGGCCAATCGGGCCGAAAGCGGCGCGATGACGGTCGTCGTCGGCGGGCAATCGACGACGCTCGGCCGAGACATTGCGCAGAAGATCTTAGTTACTGCCGTTTCCGGCTAG
- a CDS encoding DUF1559 domain-containing protein, which translates to MSITPRRSGRSAPSLRRGFTLKESIVVAVILAVVAAIGMPVLVMVRERARRIACEGNLRNVGQAIDRYATADSAGSLPIGSRFALQTKSSGTSWWLEILPFADADKTNYRWNTQPDSGDFDHPYTPNANTEFADGFRIPLFFCPASPLPLFNDPLRHMSAENRALLKGRRATGIAVPMYTAVAGSAPDLRDYNPTAELDRAAGRNTSDGPWGILSASGVFPPNRRLRRASVLDQKDKTIMLVEQSDYARDTSVEPPDRFDIRSAWPKGAFMGATGNYDELSTTALSLNGDGSERCWNITSVRYPLNMRDIKQKRGIFTDPAPPRPEKEGDPTPPTPPYPIDGYGPGHNQPIISAHPEGAQVLMFDGSVHFLNEKMDLALLLRMCTRDDRTDIAE; encoded by the coding sequence ATGAGCATCACGCCCCGCCGCTCGGGCCGTAGCGCGCCGTCGCTTCGCCGTGGCTTCACGCTCAAGGAATCGATCGTGGTCGCCGTGATCCTCGCAGTCGTCGCCGCGATCGGCATGCCGGTCTTGGTGATGGTTCGCGAAAGGGCTCGGCGCATCGCTTGTGAAGGCAACCTGCGCAACGTCGGGCAAGCGATCGATCGCTACGCTACGGCGGATTCCGCCGGATCGTTGCCGATCGGTTCGCGGTTCGCATTGCAAACCAAATCAAGCGGCACCTCCTGGTGGCTCGAAATCCTGCCGTTCGCCGACGCCGACAAGACCAACTATCGCTGGAACACCCAGCCCGACAGCGGCGACTTCGACCATCCGTACACACCGAATGCCAATACCGAATTCGCCGATGGCTTTCGGATCCCGCTTTTCTTTTGCCCGGCGAGCCCGCTGCCGCTGTTCAACGATCCGCTTCGGCACATGTCGGCGGAGAACCGCGCCTTGCTCAAGGGTCGTCGAGCGACCGGAATCGCGGTGCCGATGTATACTGCCGTCGCCGGTTCGGCGCCCGACCTGCGCGATTACAATCCCACCGCCGAGCTCGACCGCGCCGCAGGACGCAACACGAGCGATGGCCCATGGGGAATCCTCTCCGCGTCGGGCGTGTTCCCGCCGAATCGCCGGCTACGTCGCGCTTCGGTGCTGGATCAGAAAGACAAGACGATCATGCTTGTCGAACAATCCGACTACGCGCGCGATACGTCGGTCGAACCGCCCGACCGTTTCGACATTCGCAGCGCGTGGCCGAAGGGGGCGTTCATGGGAGCCACGGGCAACTACGACGAGCTCAGCACCACGGCGCTGAGCCTCAACGGCGACGGCAGCGAACGGTGTTGGAACATCACGTCGGTCCGCTATCCGCTCAACATGCGCGACATCAAACAGAAGCGGGGCATCTTCACCGACCCTGCCCCCCCGCGACCTGAGAAGGAAGGGGATCCTACGCCGCCGACGCCCCCTTACCCCATCGATGGCTATGGCCCCGGCCACAACCAACCGATCATCTCGGCGCATCCCGAGGGAGCGCAAGTTTTGATGTTCGACGGCTCGGTGCATTTCCTCAACGAAAAGATGGATCTCGCGCTGCTGCTGCGCATGTGTACGCGCGACGACCGAACGGACATTGCGGAATAG
- a CDS encoding DinB family protein has product TKQRLKKQLLTAREYTRSLLTDLSTPEQWTQQVHPEANHPLWFAGHMATADNFFLSTLAPERVVKRPEFDHAFGTGSRPTSNPADYPPPDEVLEVMDERRRTLLEVLEGMEEPDFEKPLPKGAPDFLPDFGSVFEMAIWHEGLHSGQLSVARRSMGLKPCAETKGIKPCAEQRRSDDSPAR; this is encoded by the coding sequence CGACCAAGCAGCGACTGAAGAAGCAATTGCTCACGGCCCGCGAGTACACGCGGTCGCTCTTGACCGACCTTTCGACGCCCGAGCAATGGACACAGCAGGTTCATCCCGAAGCGAATCACCCCCTTTGGTTCGCCGGACACATGGCCACGGCCGACAACTTCTTTCTCTCCACGTTGGCACCGGAGAGGGTCGTGAAGCGACCGGAGTTCGATCATGCTTTCGGCACCGGCAGCCGGCCGACGAGCAATCCGGCCGATTATCCCCCTCCCGACGAAGTGCTCGAAGTGATGGACGAACGCCGCCGCACCTTGCTTGAAGTGCTTGAGGGGATGGAAGAGCCCGACTTCGAAAAGCCGCTCCCGAAAGGAGCGCCGGACTTCCTGCCCGACTTCGGCTCAGTCTTCGAGATGGCGATCTGGCACGAAGGCCTGCACAGCGGCCAGCTCTCGGTCGCGCGCCGCTCAATGGGGTTGAAGCCCTGCGCGGAAACCAAGGGAATCAAGCCGTGTGCGGAACAGCGCCGCAGCGACGATTCGCCGGCCCGGTAA
- a CDS encoding putative thioesterase: protein MSDKESTSDWLQRSPTPDAQGRLFCFAYAGGSAGVFRGWLQSFSNVEIVAMQLPGRENRHRDKLLVDMDDVAAEVAASMQGLMDLPFAFFGYSLGSLIAFETARLLRRSGRAMPKRLIVAASPAPQHEHARKPPIHLLSDADLIAEMRRFKGTPDAVFAHRELLNLLLPVIRADFELLETYRCRDDAPLAVPISALGGVDDVEVAPYALADWSEQTSAGFSMRFLPGDHFFLKTAQDQLLGILAQELQSAFPKTRTS from the coding sequence ATGAGCGACAAGGAATCAACAAGCGACTGGCTGCAACGAAGCCCGACACCGGACGCGCAGGGGAGGCTTTTTTGCTTCGCCTATGCGGGCGGATCGGCCGGGGTCTTTCGAGGCTGGTTGCAGTCATTTTCTAATGTCGAGATCGTCGCTATGCAACTTCCGGGCCGAGAGAATCGGCACCGTGATAAGTTGCTCGTCGACATGGACGACGTCGCGGCCGAAGTTGCCGCGTCGATGCAAGGGCTCATGGATCTGCCGTTCGCGTTCTTCGGCTACAGCCTGGGGAGCCTGATCGCCTTCGAAACCGCGCGCTTACTCCGGCGTTCGGGCCGCGCGATGCCGAAGCGGCTCATCGTGGCTGCGTCTCCCGCGCCGCAACACGAACATGCCCGAAAGCCGCCGATCCATCTGCTGAGCGATGCCGATCTGATTGCGGAAATGCGTCGTTTTAAGGGAACGCCCGATGCCGTCTTCGCCCATCGCGAGTTGCTCAACTTGCTGTTGCCCGTCATTCGGGCCGACTTCGAGTTGTTGGAAACGTACCGATGTCGCGACGATGCGCCGCTCGCGGTCCCGATCTCGGCGCTCGGCGGGGTCGACGATGTGGAAGTGGCTCCCTACGCTCTCGCGGATTGGAGCGAACAAACGTCGGCAGGGTTCAGCATGCGATTTCTTCCCGGCGACCACTTCTTTTTGAAGACCGCCCAGGATCAGTTGCTCGGAATTTTGGCGCAAGAGCTACAATCGGCCTTCCCGAAAACGCGCACTTCGTAG
- a CDS encoding fatty acid desaturase produces the protein MIEETSFPTGYGPANPIDRPFVIAAKTSMPSDPPASHDASASDSSAGDAAAAKVEHEANSLFMRQVRSLVKDLLEPNPWIYWTDMLLTLVVGQGAFFLFSLDTLSWAVRAPAFVVAAFAFYRATVFTHELSHFRKGTFRGFRATWNALVGVPFLLPAFLYEDHRLHHVNHSYGTEDDSEYLPLASGTAWDIVRYFLKALLVPVLGIFRFVILAPLGWFSASWRQWMWQRSSSALAINWNYRRSPEDESAHPVEMRVMEICCFVYGIGFFTLMVFGILPISVFFNFYAVFLCVALINYVRTLGAHRYRGVGEPMTYIDQILDSYTIAGQETITSLMAPLGMRFHALHHLVPSLPYHNMRTAHYRLVAGLPADSPYHRTIRRTLWQAVGEVVRRVREADPIEESALVVESAST, from the coding sequence ATGATCGAAGAGACCAGCTTTCCGACGGGATACGGCCCCGCGAATCCGATCGACCGTCCGTTCGTAATCGCCGCAAAGACTTCCATGCCGAGCGACCCGCCAGCATCTCACGATGCATCGGCCTCCGATTCGTCGGCCGGCGATGCGGCTGCGGCGAAAGTCGAGCATGAAGCCAACTCGCTGTTTATGCGGCAAGTGCGCTCGCTGGTGAAAGACCTGCTCGAGCCGAATCCGTGGATCTATTGGACCGACATGCTGCTGACGCTCGTCGTCGGTCAAGGCGCGTTCTTCTTGTTCTCGCTGGATACGCTCTCTTGGGCCGTGCGCGCTCCGGCGTTCGTCGTCGCCGCATTTGCGTTCTATCGCGCCACGGTCTTTACGCACGAGCTATCGCACTTCCGCAAAGGGACGTTCCGCGGCTTTCGGGCCACGTGGAACGCGTTGGTCGGCGTCCCTTTCTTGCTCCCGGCGTTTCTCTACGAAGATCACCGTCTGCATCACGTAAACCATAGCTACGGCACGGAAGACGACTCGGAATACCTGCCGCTCGCCAGCGGCACGGCCTGGGACATCGTTCGCTACTTTCTGAAGGCGTTGTTGGTGCCGGTATTGGGAATCTTCCGGTTCGTCATTCTCGCGCCGCTCGGTTGGTTCAGCGCTTCCTGGCGGCAGTGGATGTGGCAGCGTTCGTCGTCGGCTCTCGCGATCAATTGGAACTATCGCCGTTCGCCGGAAGACGAGTCTGCCCATCCGGTGGAGATGCGCGTCATGGAGATTTGCTGCTTCGTTTACGGCATCGGCTTCTTCACGCTCATGGTGTTCGGCATTCTCCCGATCAGCGTGTTTTTCAACTTCTACGCCGTTTTTCTCTGTGTCGCACTCATCAACTACGTGCGCACGCTGGGGGCGCATCGCTATCGCGGCGTCGGCGAGCCGATGACCTACATCGATCAAATTCTCGACTCTTACACCATCGCCGGCCAGGAGACGATCACCTCGCTCATGGCACCGCTCGGAATGCGATTCCACGCCTTGCACCACTTGGTCCCGTCGTTGCCGTATCACAATATGCGCACCGCACATTACCGGCTCGTCGCGGGCTTGCCCGCCGACTCGCCTTACCATCGCACGATCCGGCGAACGCTATGGCAAGCGGTCGGAGAGGTCGTGCGTCGCGTGCGCGAAGCGGATCCGATCGAAGAATCGGCGCTGGTCGTCGAATCGGCGTCGACCTAG